One window of Mediterraneibacter butyricigenes genomic DNA carries:
- the lepB gene encoding signal peptidase I — protein METTLSDGDNLIVDKISYRFRDPKRYDIIVFPYAYERIHILSRYYRIAWRDGTGKKRYVYINGEQWMKHYGNELMDDPGIAEEPIQLGENEYFVLGDNRNHSQDRSVR, from the coding sequence ATGGAGACGACCCTGTCAGACGGGGACAATTTGATCGTGGATAAGATTTCCTATCGATTCAGAGATCCAAAGAGATACGATATTATCGTGTTCCCTTATGCCTATGAAAGAATACATATTTTATCAAGATATTATCGGATTGCCTGGAGAGACGGTACAGGTAAAAAGAGATACGTCTATATCAATGGCGAACAATGGATGAAACATTACGGAAATGAATTGATGGATGATCCGGGAATTGCCGAAGAACCGATCCAGCTTGGCGAGAATGAATATTTTGTGTTGGGAGACAACAGAAACCACAGTCAGGACAGGTCCGTGCGGTGA